TAACATAAAGAATGAAAAAAATGTGCTTGACCCAAAAGAACTCCTCTTGCCAAAGAATTATGGCAATGAGAATGTTGAAAATTCAAGGCTTGAATGGATTGAAGCTGAAGATATCATAAGCGAAGAGACAATCTATGTCCCATCAAATGCAGTTTTCCATCCTTACATTCCTACAAGGGAAGTGAGCCCAAGTCCAATAGCTATTTTTAAAGGAAACACAAATGGTCTTGCATCCGGAAACATCATAGAGGAATCTGTCTTGCATGGTATTTTTGAAGTTGTTGAAAGGGATGCATGGAGCATATTTGAACTTACAAAAAGAAACAAGAAGGAAATAAGTCAAGACAGCATTGACAATGAAATTATCAATGAGCTTTTAGGCAAGTTCAATAGCCAAGGAATTGATATTAAGCTTATGGACATCACAGCAGACTTGAAGATAACCACAATAGCTGCAAGCGCTGATGATACTGTCCTCAAGGATCCAGCACTCCTAACTTTAGGTGTTGGAACCCACTTGAACCCTGAAGTTGCAGTGATTAGAGCACTTACTGAAGTTGCACAGAGCAGAGCAACCCAGATCCATGGTACCCGTGAAGACACAATCAGAGCAGACTTCATGAGAAAATCAGGTTATGAACACATGAAGAGAATGAATAAGCATTACTTCCAAAGGGAAGATGAAACCATAAATCTTGGCGATATTGAAGACAAAAGCT
This genomic window from Methanobrevibacter ruminantium contains:
- a CDS encoding YcaO-related McrA-glycine thioamidation protein, with the protein product MFEDIPIKFFKGTHRVRDPKETIEINEKKLRTAGITRLTDITDLDRVKIPVFSAIRPTAQSGSVSVYAGKGATREQAKASAMMEGFERYSAERQDIDGERTFVDTYNNIKNEKNVLDPKELLLPKNYGNENVENSRLEWIEAEDIISEETIYVPSNAVFHPYIPTREVSPSPIAIFKGNTNGLASGNIIEESVLHGIFEVVERDAWSIFELTKRNKKEISQDSIDNEIINELLGKFNSQGIDIKLMDITADLKITTIAASADDTVLKDPALLTLGVGTHLNPEVAVIRALTEVAQSRATQIHGTREDTIRADFMRKSGYEHMKRMNKHYFQREDETINLGDIEDKSSHSIKKDIETSIEEVQKVGFNQILYTDLTRDEIGINVARVIIPKAELYSLDEERLGNRALEYDRKARRGLI